A genomic window from Variovorax paradoxus includes:
- the ssuD gene encoding FMNH2-dependent alkanesulfonate monooxygenase → MQIFWFLPTHGDSRYLGTSEGARPIDLAYLQQIAGAADNLGYEGVLIPTGRSCEDPWVIASSLIGATKKLKFLVAVRPGLHQPSLAARMAATFDRLSGGRLLVNLVTGGDQAELEGDGVYLDHASRYEQSAEFIRIWREIIARSHDGQAFDFEGKHLSVKGAKLLYPPVQKPYPPVWFGGSSAAAHDLAAEQVDAYLTWGEPPAEVAKKIADVRARAERQGRKVEFGIRLHVIVRETEDAAWKAAEELISRVDDETVIRAQAAFARMDSEGQRRMAALHAGGAKRSRAELEIAPNLWAGVGLVRGGAGTALVGDPKTVAARIEEYAALGLDKFILSGYPHLEEAYRFAELVFPLLSRKAQTRLAGGSLSGPFGEVVANLDAPSRLVSQS, encoded by the coding sequence ATGCAGATCTTCTGGTTCCTCCCCACGCACGGCGACAGCCGCTACCTCGGCACAAGCGAGGGCGCGCGCCCCATCGACCTGGCCTACCTGCAGCAGATTGCCGGCGCGGCCGACAACCTCGGCTACGAAGGCGTGCTCATTCCAACGGGCCGCTCGTGCGAAGACCCGTGGGTCATTGCTTCGAGCCTGATCGGCGCGACGAAGAAGCTCAAGTTTCTGGTGGCGGTGCGCCCGGGCCTGCACCAACCCAGTCTGGCCGCGCGCATGGCCGCGACCTTCGACCGGCTCTCTGGCGGGCGCTTGCTTGTGAACCTCGTGACGGGTGGCGACCAGGCTGAGCTCGAAGGCGACGGCGTGTACCTCGACCATGCGTCGCGCTACGAGCAGTCGGCGGAGTTCATCCGCATCTGGCGCGAGATCATTGCGCGAAGCCATGACGGGCAGGCTTTCGACTTCGAAGGCAAGCACCTGAGCGTGAAGGGCGCCAAGCTGCTTTACCCGCCGGTGCAGAAGCCGTATCCGCCCGTGTGGTTCGGCGGCTCTTCCGCCGCCGCGCACGACCTCGCCGCGGAGCAGGTCGATGCGTACCTCACCTGGGGAGAGCCGCCCGCGGAAGTCGCGAAGAAGATCGCCGACGTGCGGGCGCGCGCCGAGCGGCAGGGCCGCAAGGTCGAGTTCGGCATTCGCCTGCACGTGATCGTGCGCGAGACGGAAGACGCCGCGTGGAAGGCCGCCGAAGAACTGATCAGCCGCGTGGACGACGAGACCGTCATCCGTGCGCAGGCCGCCTTCGCGCGCATGGATTCCGAAGGCCAGCGCCGCATGGCCGCGCTGCATGCGGGCGGCGCGAAGCGCTCGCGCGCCGAGCTTGAAATCGCGCCGAACCTCTGGGCTGGTGTGGGCCTCGTGCGCGGCGGTGCCGGCACGGCGTTGGTGGGTGATCCGAAGACCGTTGCCGCGCGCATCGAGGAGTACGCCGCGCTCGGCCTCGACAAATTCATTCTCTCGGGCTACCCGCATCTCGAAGAGGCTTACCGCTTCGCAGAGCTGGTGTTCCCGTTGCTCTCGCGCAAGGCGCAGACGCGCCTGGCAGGCGGCTCGCTCAGCGGCCCGTTCGGCGAAGTCGTTGCCAATCTCGATGCGCCGTCGCGCCTCGTCTCCCAAAGCTGA
- a CDS encoding sulfonate ABC transporter substrate-binding protein, with amino-acid sequence MTLISAPRRRLIQGVAAAVALPSFAALAQAPARQLRIGNQKGPLSVLKGRGTLEKRLAPLGVTVKWTEFTAGPVQLEALNVGSIDFGDVGEAPPIFAQAAGAPLAYVAATVPRPRAEAVIVPKGSAIRTVADLKGKKIALNKGSNVHYFIVKLAEKHGLPYTDLNLVYLPPADARAAFEKGSVDAWVIWDPFLAAAEKSLEARVLADATGVVGNRGYYFSSLDYVAKNADVLAVAVEEINKIDVWGEANKGDYAAELATLWGLPKPVADLSVGRVGYGTAAITKAILAEQQQIADTFFALKLIPKKINVLEAAGAGIA; translated from the coding sequence ATGACATTGATTTCCGCACCCCGACGTCGCCTGATCCAGGGCGTTGCCGCCGCCGTTGCACTGCCGTCGTTCGCAGCGCTGGCACAGGCGCCCGCACGCCAGCTTCGCATCGGCAACCAGAAGGGGCCACTGAGCGTTCTCAAGGGTCGCGGCACGCTCGAAAAGCGCCTGGCGCCTCTAGGCGTGACCGTGAAGTGGACCGAGTTCACCGCCGGCCCCGTGCAGCTCGAGGCGCTGAACGTCGGCTCCATCGACTTCGGCGACGTGGGCGAGGCGCCGCCCATCTTCGCGCAGGCAGCCGGCGCGCCGCTGGCCTATGTGGCCGCGACCGTGCCGCGCCCTCGGGCGGAAGCGGTGATCGTGCCCAAGGGCTCGGCCATCAGGACCGTGGCCGACCTGAAGGGCAAGAAGATCGCGCTCAACAAGGGCTCGAACGTCCACTACTTCATCGTCAAGCTGGCCGAAAAGCACGGGTTGCCGTACACCGACCTGAACCTGGTCTACCTGCCGCCGGCCGATGCGCGCGCCGCCTTCGAGAAGGGCTCGGTCGACGCCTGGGTCATCTGGGACCCGTTCCTCGCCGCAGCCGAGAAGTCGCTCGAAGCGCGCGTGCTGGCCGACGCCACCGGCGTGGTCGGCAACCGCGGCTACTACTTCTCGTCGCTCGACTACGTGGCAAAGAACGCCGACGTGCTGGCCGTCGCGGTCGAGGAGATCAACAAGATCGACGTCTGGGGCGAAGCCAACAAGGGGGACTACGCGGCCGAGCTGGCCACCCTCTGGGGCCTGCCGAAGCCGGTGGCCGATTTGTCCGTGGGCCGTGTGGGCTACGGCACTGCAGCCATCACCAAGGCAATCCTGGCCGAGCAGCAACAGATTGCCGATACCTTCTTCGCGCTGAAGCTGATCCCGAAAAAGATCAACGTGCTCGAAGCCGCCGGCGCGGGGATTGCGTGA
- the ssuE gene encoding NADPH-dependent FMN reductase yields MSVLLIAGSPTAPSRSTALLDSVGERLAQRHARIERLAIRELPAQALLLAEWNNPAIERAIAQVAAARVIVVATPVYKAAYSGLLKVFLDLLSQNALKGKTVLPLATGGSPHHMLALDYALRPVLQSLSARHILPGVYASESQIALTPENAYQVHNDLAERLNEAVEVLATEGLKLPATHGFEPVPFSRVRCSV; encoded by the coding sequence GTGTCCGTTCTCCTGATTGCCGGCAGCCCCACGGCCCCGTCCCGTTCCACCGCCTTGCTCGACTCGGTGGGCGAGCGGCTGGCCCAGCGCCACGCGCGGATCGAGCGGCTTGCCATCCGCGAGCTGCCGGCGCAGGCGCTGCTGCTGGCCGAGTGGAACAACCCGGCCATCGAGCGCGCCATCGCCCAGGTGGCGGCGGCCCGTGTGATCGTGGTGGCCACGCCGGTCTACAAGGCGGCCTACAGCGGCCTGCTCAAGGTCTTTCTGGACCTGCTCTCGCAGAACGCGCTGAAGGGCAAGACGGTGCTGCCACTGGCCACCGGCGGCAGCCCTCACCACATGCTCGCGCTTGACTACGCATTGCGGCCCGTGCTGCAGTCGCTGTCTGCGCGCCACATCCTGCCGGGCGTGTACGCCAGCGAATCGCAGATTGCGCTGACGCCCGAGAACGCCTACCAGGTGCACAACGACCTGGCCGAGCGACTCAACGAGGCCGTCGAGGTGCTGGCCACCGAAGGCCTGAAGCTGCCGGCAACGCACGGTTTCGAGCCGGTTCCGTTCTCGCGCGTGCGATGTAGCGTCTGA
- a CDS encoding sulfate ABC transporter substrate-binding protein, producing MSLRRDFIKLSLGAGVAGAMALSALPTFAQGGAAPVTLLNVSYDPTRELYVDYNQAFAKYWKAKTGQDVTVKQSHGGSGKQARSIIDGIDADVATLALGGDVDALVTHGGLVKADWQKRLPHNSAPYTSTIVFLVKKGNPKGLKDWDDLIKPGVQVITPNPKTSGGARWNYLAAWEFAKRKYGGDAKAKEYIGNLFKNVPVLDTGARGSTITFVQRGVGDVLLAWENEAFLALKEFGPEKFEIVVPSISILAEPSVAVVDKVVDKKGTRAVAEEYLKYLYSDEGQDIAGRNFYRPTSDKAKAKYDKQFPKLTLVTIDQAFGGWAKADKEHFADGGSFDQIYTTKQK from the coding sequence ATGAGCCTCCGCCGCGACTTTATCAAGCTTTCCCTGGGTGCCGGCGTGGCCGGTGCCATGGCCCTGTCGGCGTTGCCGACGTTCGCACAAGGCGGCGCGGCTCCCGTGACGCTGCTGAACGTGTCCTATGACCCGACGCGCGAGCTGTATGTTGACTACAACCAGGCCTTCGCCAAGTACTGGAAGGCCAAGACCGGCCAGGACGTGACGGTCAAGCAGTCGCATGGCGGCTCGGGCAAGCAGGCCCGCTCGATCATCGACGGCATCGACGCCGACGTAGCCACGCTGGCGCTGGGCGGCGACGTCGATGCGCTCGTCACGCACGGCGGCCTCGTCAAGGCCGACTGGCAGAAGCGCCTGCCGCACAACTCTGCCCCCTATACCTCGACCATCGTGTTCCTGGTGAAGAAGGGCAACCCCAAGGGCCTGAAAGACTGGGACGACCTGATCAAGCCCGGCGTGCAGGTGATCACCCCCAACCCCAAGACCTCGGGCGGCGCCCGCTGGAACTACCTGGCCGCTTGGGAGTTCGCCAAGCGCAAGTACGGCGGCGATGCCAAGGCCAAGGAATACATCGGCAACCTGTTCAAGAACGTGCCCGTGCTCGACACCGGCGCGCGCGGCTCGACCATCACCTTCGTGCAACGCGGCGTGGGCGACGTGCTGCTGGCCTGGGAGAACGAAGCCTTCCTGGCGCTGAAGGAATTCGGCCCCGAGAAGTTCGAGATCGTGGTGCCCTCCATTTCCATCCTGGCCGAGCCCAGCGTGGCGGTGGTCGACAAGGTCGTCGACAAGAAGGGCACGCGCGCCGTGGCCGAGGAATACCTGAAGTACCTGTACTCGGACGAAGGCCAGGACATCGCGGGCCGCAACTTCTACCGTCCGACGTCTGACAAGGCAAAGGCCAAGTACGACAAGCAGTTCCCCAAGCTGACGCTGGTGACCATCGACCAGGCCTTTGGCGGCTGGGCGAAGGCCGACAAGGAGCATTTCGCCGACGGCGGCTCCTTCGACCAGATCTACACGACAAAGCAGAAGTAA
- a CDS encoding oxidative damage protection protein → MARMVQCIKLGKEAEGLDFPPYPGELGKRLWENVSKEAWAAWLKQQTMLVNENRLNLADLRARQYLARQMEKHFFGEGADVAQGYVPPSN, encoded by the coding sequence ATGGCACGCATGGTTCAGTGCATCAAGCTCGGCAAAGAGGCCGAAGGGCTCGACTTCCCGCCCTACCCAGGCGAGCTGGGCAAGCGCCTGTGGGAAAACGTCAGCAAGGAAGCCTGGGCCGCCTGGCTCAAGCAGCAGACCATGCTGGTCAATGAAAACCGGCTGAACCTGGCCGATCTGCGCGCCCGCCAGTACCTGGCGCGGCAGATGGAAAAGCACTTCTTCGGCGAAGGCGCCGACGTGGCGCAAGGCTACGTACCCCCGTCGAACTGA
- the mnmC gene encoding FAD-dependent 5-carboxymethylaminomethyl-2-thiouridine(34) oxidoreductase MnmC, with the protein MAAEPVAWRADGVPRSERFDDIYHTETGALAQSRHVFLGGCGLPEAWIGQPQWLVLETGFGLGLNFLTTWQAWRADAERPRMLHFVSVEAHPVSADDVLRAAGAYPELASLARELAAQWHGLLPGFHRLAFDEGRVLLTLCIGDVQPMLRAQRFEADSIFLDGFSPQQNPAMWSEDTLKAVSRFARQGTRIATWTIARAVRDALKQFGFSVEKDQGLPPKRDCLRGVFAPAWTVRRRGPAPERIDTPGRCAVIGAGLAGAAVAASLARRGWQVTVLDAADWPASGASGLPVGMLAPHVSPDDALLSRLTRAGIRATWAELTRLLEEGSDWHATGVLERRPDGDTRVPAGWSDSGPNESWPASAEQLAAVGLPGDAPALWHARAAWVRPHRLIAAWLRQPGVEFRGGCRVARVMHSDGAWQLYDRAGDVLAEADRVVIAAGFESGRFAPKLPLQPVRGQVAWGPMPDGAALPATPLNGDGHLVAHVPDAKGAPIWLAGATFDRDSTNLAPTEADSEANRERLARLHPAAASALAPSFAHGQVNAWVGIRCASGDRRPLVGPLDADAGGLWACTALGSRGLSFAALCAELLAAQWHAEPLPLPATLAKALGTQRL; encoded by the coding sequence TTGGCCGCCGAGCCCGTCGCCTGGCGCGCCGACGGCGTTCCCCGCAGCGAGCGCTTCGACGACATCTATCACACCGAAACCGGAGCACTGGCGCAGTCGCGCCATGTGTTTCTGGGCGGTTGCGGGCTGCCGGAAGCCTGGATCGGACAGCCGCAATGGCTGGTTCTCGAAACCGGCTTCGGCCTTGGCCTCAATTTCCTGACAACCTGGCAGGCTTGGCGTGCAGACGCCGAGCGGCCACGGATGCTGCACTTCGTTTCGGTCGAGGCGCATCCGGTTTCGGCTGACGACGTTCTACGCGCGGCCGGGGCGTATCCCGAACTGGCCTCCCTCGCCCGCGAACTGGCCGCGCAGTGGCACGGGCTGCTGCCGGGCTTCCACCGGCTGGCTTTCGACGAAGGCCGCGTGCTGCTCACCCTCTGCATCGGCGACGTGCAGCCGATGCTGCGCGCCCAGCGCTTCGAGGCCGACAGCATCTTTCTCGACGGCTTCAGCCCGCAGCAGAACCCTGCCATGTGGTCGGAAGACACGCTCAAGGCCGTGTCGCGCTTTGCGCGGCAAGGCACGCGCATCGCCACATGGACGATTGCGCGGGCGGTGCGCGACGCGCTCAAGCAGTTCGGGTTCTCGGTCGAAAAAGACCAAGGCCTTCCTCCCAAGCGCGATTGCCTGCGCGGCGTGTTCGCGCCCGCCTGGACGGTGCGCCGCCGTGGCCCCGCGCCCGAGCGCATCGACACGCCGGGCCGCTGCGCCGTCATCGGCGCCGGGCTTGCAGGCGCGGCCGTGGCGGCGAGCCTTGCGCGGCGCGGATGGCAGGTTACCGTGCTGGACGCTGCCGACTGGCCCGCCTCTGGTGCCTCGGGGCTGCCGGTGGGCATGCTGGCGCCGCATGTGTCGCCCGACGACGCGCTGCTGTCGCGGCTCACACGCGCAGGCATCCGCGCCACGTGGGCCGAACTGACACGATTGCTGGAAGAAGGCAGCGACTGGCACGCCACCGGCGTGCTGGAGCGCCGGCCCGACGGCGATACGCGCGTGCCGGCTGGCTGGAGCGACAGCGGCCCCAACGAATCGTGGCCTGCGAGCGCCGAGCAATTGGCGGCTGTCGGACTGCCGGGCGATGCGCCCGCCCTCTGGCACGCACGCGCTGCCTGGGTGCGGCCGCATCGGCTGATCGCCGCGTGGCTGCGGCAGCCGGGTGTCGAGTTTCGAGGTGGGTGCCGCGTGGCGCGTGTGATGCACAGCGACGGCGCCTGGCAGTTGTACGACCGCGCCGGAGACGTGCTGGCCGAAGCCGACCGCGTGGTGATCGCCGCAGGCTTCGAATCGGGCCGATTCGCCCCCAAGCTCCCTCTTCAGCCGGTACGCGGCCAAGTCGCCTGGGGCCCGATGCCCGACGGTGCCGCCCTCCCCGCCACGCCCCTCAACGGCGACGGCCATCTGGTCGCTCACGTGCCCGATGCCAAAGGCGCCCCGATCTGGCTGGCCGGCGCGACCTTCGACCGCGACAGCACGAACCTCGCCCCCACCGAAGCGGACAGCGAGGCCAACCGCGAGCGCCTTGCGCGGCTGCATCCGGCCGCGGCCTCCGCGCTGGCCCCTTCGTTCGCGCACGGCCAGGTCAACGCCTGGGTCGGCATCCGCTGCGCCTCGGGCGACCGGCGACCGCTGGTCGGCCCGCTCGACGCCGATGCAGGCGGCCTCTGGGCCTGCACCGCGCTGGGCTCGCGCGGCCTGAGCTTTGCCGCGCTGTGCGCAGAACTGCTGGCCGCGCAGTGGCATGCCGAGCCGCTGCCCTTGCCCGCCACGCTGGCCAAGGCACTCGGCACGCAGCGACTCTGA
- a CDS encoding sulfite exporter TauE/SafE family protein: MPEAFGLVQVLGGLAIGIFSGAMAGLLGVSPGGALVPALALMPGLGQHDAQAISLAAQLVPTSLAGFLRYRVSGHGASWRTVIWISLGFLAGAYAGARGASHVADAALRWMFVGYLLVLATLVVLKSPAKAAGVDATQADEPRGAVVALVVVGMVAGASSGLLGIGGGLAITALLTVALHYSQHRAQAVSLAINALPLALPAVLVYASVANGLPWVLLGFVVLGLWIGTAAGARLATRLDERALRRYFFVLVICMALLMAWRASGAG, from the coding sequence ATGCCTGAAGCGTTCGGTCTCGTTCAAGTGCTGGGCGGGCTGGCGATCGGCATCTTTTCGGGTGCGATGGCCGGGCTGCTCGGTGTGAGCCCTGGCGGGGCGCTGGTGCCCGCGCTGGCGTTGATGCCCGGCCTGGGGCAGCACGATGCGCAGGCCATTTCGCTCGCAGCGCAGTTGGTGCCGACCAGCCTGGCGGGGTTTCTGCGCTACCGGGTGTCGGGACATGGGGCCTCGTGGCGCACGGTGATCTGGATCTCGCTCGGGTTTCTGGCTGGGGCTTATGCGGGCGCGCGTGGAGCGAGTCATGTCGCCGATGCGGCGCTGCGGTGGATGTTCGTGGGGTATCTGCTGGTGCTGGCGACGCTGGTCGTGCTGAAGTCGCCTGCGAAGGCTGCGGGCGTAGATGCGACGCAGGCCGATGAGCCGCGCGGGGCGGTCGTTGCGCTGGTGGTCGTGGGCATGGTCGCGGGTGCGTCGTCGGGCTTGCTCGGCATCGGCGGCGGGCTGGCCATCACGGCGCTGCTGACGGTGGCGCTGCATTACTCGCAGCACCGGGCGCAGGCGGTGAGCCTGGCGATCAATGCGCTACCGCTGGCGTTGCCGGCGGTGCTTGTCTATGCCAGCGTCGCCAACGGGCTGCCCTGGGTGTTGCTGGGCTTTGTCGTGCTGGGGTTGTGGATCGGCACGGCGGCCGGGGCGCGGCTGGCGACCCGGCTGGACGAGCGGGCGCTGCGCAGGTACTTCTTCGTGCTGGTGATCTGCATGGCGCTGCTGATGGCCTGGCGGGCATCGGGCGCGGGCTGA
- a CDS encoding transglutaminase family protein — MGTLRMHRMAIQYDIKHTTVYRYNKPVTFGLHRVMFRPRDSHDLRVLATDLQVSPQAFTRLIQDPHSNSVALVQPMGEATELRIVCSFTIEHVPAQQDQLALDPAAEFLPFAYSVQERLDLEHYLRPHHDDDNQGTLIRWAHQFLHTDKPNSTREVLTRMNAHIGQSLEYKARDEEGTQTPLVTLALGSGSCRDYALLMMEAARRLGIATRFVSGYLYDAALDNAAQTKGESMTGAGTTHAWLQAYLPGIGWLAFDPTNNLMGSGQLIRVGVTRDPAQAAPISGSWYGDAEAYEGLEATVVVTRRKN; from the coding sequence ATGGGAACACTGAGAATGCACCGCATGGCCATCCAGTACGACATCAAGCACACCACCGTCTATCGCTACAACAAGCCGGTCACCTTCGGCTTGCACCGCGTGATGTTCCGTCCACGCGACAGCCACGACCTGCGCGTGCTGGCCACCGACCTGCAGGTGAGCCCGCAGGCCTTCACACGGCTCATTCAAGACCCGCATTCCAATTCCGTCGCGCTGGTGCAGCCCATGGGCGAAGCGACCGAGCTGCGCATCGTGTGCTCGTTCACCATCGAGCACGTGCCGGCGCAGCAGGACCAGCTGGCGCTCGACCCGGCCGCCGAATTTTTGCCCTTCGCCTATTCGGTGCAGGAGCGCCTCGACCTCGAGCACTACCTGCGCCCGCACCACGACGACGACAACCAGGGCACGCTGATCCGCTGGGCCCACCAGTTCCTGCACACCGACAAGCCCAACAGCACGCGCGAGGTGCTCACGCGCATGAACGCGCACATCGGCCAGAGCCTCGAATACAAGGCGCGCGATGAAGAAGGCACGCAGACGCCGCTCGTCACGCTGGCGCTGGGCAGCGGCAGCTGCCGCGACTACGCCCTGCTGATGATGGAAGCCGCGCGACGCCTTGGCATTGCCACGCGCTTCGTCTCCGGCTACCTCTACGACGCCGCGCTCGACAACGCCGCCCAGACCAAGGGCGAATCGATGACCGGCGCCGGCACCACGCACGCCTGGCTGCAAGCCTATCTGCCGGGCATCGGCTGGTTGGCCTTCGACCCGACAAACAACCTGATGGGCAGCGGCCAGCTGATCCGCGTCGGCGTCACGCGCGACCCGGCGCAGGCAGCGCCCATTTCGGGCAGCTGGTATGGCGACGCCGAGGCCTACGAAGGCCTCGAAGCGACGGTGGTCGTCACGCGTCGCAAGAACTGA
- a CDS encoding glycerophosphodiester phosphodiesterase gives MQLLTFSRTTLAACACAFMAACGGGSGGGGGMPALPDAPASPPAAPPAPAPAPAPAPAPVEAAPVLVIGHRGASAQRPEHTLASYQQAIDDGADFIEPDLVPTKDGELVARHENAIAIVDAAGTVIEATTNVADVPKFADRKATKVIDGISITGWFTEDFTLAELKELRARERIPKLRPANVSYNDQFQVPTLDEVIQLAKAQSVAKGRVIGIYPETKHPTYFRSIGLPLEKKLLDTLQKHDLNKADAPVFVQSFETGNLKDIRLKSTVKIVQLVYSAGAPYDLEVLGDKRTYADLKKPEGLAEIATYAQGIGADKASVIPVVGGKLGTPTTLVKDAHEKKLQVHIWTIRPENNFLLDSFKKEPKTDPTVYGDTAGEIKAFLDVGIDGLFADSPATAVPVVKAYRAARSR, from the coding sequence ATGCAGTTGTTAACTTTTTCCAGGACCACCCTGGCGGCTTGTGCCTGTGCGTTCATGGCGGCATGCGGTGGTGGCAGTGGCGGCGGCGGTGGCATGCCCGCGCTGCCCGATGCGCCGGCGTCACCGCCGGCGGCGCCTCCTGCGCCGGCTCCAGCTCCAGCTCCGGCTCCAGCGCCAGTGGAGGCGGCACCCGTGCTCGTCATCGGTCATCGCGGCGCTTCAGCGCAGCGGCCTGAACACACGCTGGCTTCGTACCAGCAGGCCATCGACGACGGAGCCGATTTCATCGAACCCGACCTGGTGCCCACCAAGGACGGCGAACTGGTCGCCCGCCACGAGAACGCCATTGCCATCGTCGACGCAGCCGGCACCGTGATCGAGGCCACCACCAACGTGGCCGACGTGCCGAAGTTCGCTGACCGCAAGGCCACCAAGGTCATCGACGGCATCTCGATCACAGGCTGGTTCACCGAGGACTTCACGCTGGCCGAACTCAAGGAGCTGAGGGCCCGCGAGCGCATTCCGAAACTGCGCCCGGCCAACGTGTCGTACAACGACCAGTTCCAGGTGCCCACGCTCGACGAAGTGATCCAGCTCGCCAAGGCCCAGTCGGTGGCCAAGGGCCGCGTGATCGGCATCTACCCAGAGACCAAGCACCCGACCTACTTCCGCTCGATCGGCCTGCCGCTCGAGAAGAAGCTGCTCGACACCCTGCAGAAGCACGACCTGAACAAGGCCGATGCCCCGGTGTTCGTGCAGTCCTTCGAGACGGGCAACCTGAAGGACATCCGCCTGAAGAGCACGGTGAAGATTGTCCAGCTCGTCTACTCGGCGGGCGCGCCCTACGACCTCGAGGTACTGGGCGACAAGCGAACCTATGCCGATCTCAAAAAGCCCGAGGGCCTGGCCGAGATCGCGACCTATGCGCAGGGCATCGGCGCGGACAAGGCGAGCGTGATCCCGGTGGTCGGCGGCAAGCTGGGCACGCCGACCACGCTTGTGAAGGACGCACACGAGAAGAAGCTGCAAGTCCACATCTGGACCATCCGGCCCGAGAACAACTTCCTGCTCGACAGCTTCAAGAAAGAGCCCAAGACCGACCCGACTGTGTACGGCGACACGGCCGGGGAGATCAAGGCTTTTCTCGATGTGGGCATCGATGGCCTTTTCGCCGACAGCCCCGCGACGGCGGTGCCGGTGGTCAAGGCGTATCGGGCGGCGCGGTCGAGGTAG
- a CDS encoding crotonase/enoyl-CoA hydratase family protein, whose amino-acid sequence MPAFETVLIDKDPQHPRIARLLLNRPEKLNAIGETTPSEIRRAVEWAEADDEVHVIVVEGAGRAFCAGYDLGDYAEGHGREGQGDHPCRQEKTPWDPMLDYAAMKRNTDDFMALWRSRKPTIAKVHGYAVAGGSDIALCCDLLTMADDARIGYMPTRVWGCPTTAMWTYRLGAMRAKQLMFTGDTIAGTQAADWGLANFSVPADQLDDATLKLALRIAGVPRSHLMMHKLVVNQVWHSMGLEQSQMFATVFDGITRHNPEGMWFRRQAEAEGFKSAVQWRDSGRPIPEGDEARARIAELEAKLAARG is encoded by the coding sequence ATGCCCGCCTTCGAAACCGTCCTGATCGACAAGGATCCGCAGCACCCGCGCATCGCGCGCCTCTTGCTCAACCGACCCGAGAAGCTCAACGCCATCGGCGAGACCACGCCCTCGGAGATTCGACGCGCGGTCGAATGGGCCGAAGCCGACGACGAGGTGCACGTGATCGTGGTCGAAGGCGCAGGCCGCGCCTTCTGCGCCGGCTATGACCTTGGCGACTACGCCGAAGGCCACGGGCGTGAAGGGCAGGGCGACCACCCCTGCCGGCAAGAGAAAACGCCATGGGACCCGATGCTCGACTACGCCGCCATGAAGCGCAACACCGACGACTTCATGGCCCTGTGGCGCAGCCGCAAGCCCACCATCGCCAAGGTGCACGGCTATGCAGTTGCGGGCGGCAGCGACATCGCGCTGTGCTGCGACCTGCTGACCATGGCCGACGATGCGCGCATCGGCTACATGCCCACGCGCGTGTGGGGCTGCCCGACCACCGCGATGTGGACCTACCGCCTCGGTGCCATGCGCGCCAAGCAGCTCATGTTCACGGGCGACACCATTGCCGGCACGCAGGCGGCCGATTGGGGTCTCGCCAATTTCTCGGTGCCCGCCGATCAGCTCGACGACGCCACGCTGAAGCTCGCACTGCGCATCGCGGGCGTGCCGCGTTCGCACCTGATGATGCACAAGCTGGTCGTCAATCAGGTCTGGCATTCGATGGGGCTGGAGCAGAGCCAGATGTTCGCCACCGTGTTCGATGGCATCACGCGGCACAACCCCGAAGGCATGTGGTTCAGGCGCCAGGCCGAGGCCGAAGGCTTCAAGAGCGCGGTGCAGTGGCGCGACAGCGGCCGGCCGATTCCCGAAGGCGACGAAGCCCGCGCACGCATTGCCGAGCTCGAAGCGAAGCTGGCAGCGCGCGGCTGA